A genomic region of Streptomyces sp. R33 contains the following coding sequences:
- a CDS encoding SAV2148 family HEPN domain-containing protein: MSSGGLELPPGDSGHEGGPADAPGGAPGGAPGGVSGGVSGGVPTAVPAGAVSLAPSAAGSVRAGAELDWGADAWSEVRTRAQRAGRAYIWLNLIEQRLRAVVGAVLRPIYEPVHGGDDWVVAAAGPAGQEWVQRAVAVREVSRRKGYLLDPADDNVLSFLTLPQLRELMVQHWPCFEPYFDDRREIELALDELEVTRNVVSRNRALSRAVLEQAERASARLLEVLGGGAGSPAADRLPIDAVEDLVGDRYADVISVHPDRVRLQRQLPAEDLFGGARRLDAIGIGLNLLVQNFSGRRLVRLTEAGCRVRLLFLNPASSAVKRRERELGLRKGELSRSVEMNILHVRRVRAGLRDPSRFEIHVFDETPRFTAYLVEGESSGIAVVQSYLRRARGMEAPVLVLRGGGARGSSRDAEHGLFPTYREEFESIWQDSRPVS; the protein is encoded by the coding sequence GTGAGCTCGGGAGGTCTGGAGCTGCCCCCTGGTGACAGCGGTCACGAGGGCGGCCCGGCGGACGCCCCAGGAGGTGCACCCGGTGGTGCGCCCGGCGGGGTGTCGGGCGGGGTGTCGGGCGGCGTTCCCACGGCGGTGCCGGCCGGGGCGGTGTCGCTGGCCCCGTCCGCGGCCGGGAGTGTGCGGGCCGGGGCCGAGCTGGACTGGGGCGCGGACGCGTGGAGCGAGGTCCGGACCCGGGCGCAGCGCGCCGGGCGTGCGTACATATGGCTGAACCTGATCGAGCAGCGGCTGCGCGCCGTCGTCGGCGCGGTGCTGCGGCCGATCTACGAGCCCGTGCACGGCGGGGACGACTGGGTGGTCGCGGCCGCCGGACCCGCCGGCCAGGAGTGGGTGCAGCGGGCCGTCGCGGTCCGCGAGGTCAGCCGGCGCAAGGGCTACCTGCTGGACCCGGCCGACGACAACGTGCTGAGCTTCCTGACGCTCCCGCAGCTGCGGGAGCTCATGGTCCAGCACTGGCCGTGCTTCGAGCCGTACTTCGACGACCGGCGGGAGATCGAGCTCGCGCTCGACGAGCTGGAGGTCACCCGGAACGTGGTCTCCCGCAACCGGGCGCTGTCGCGGGCGGTGCTGGAGCAGGCGGAGCGGGCCTCGGCCCGGCTGCTGGAGGTGCTGGGCGGCGGTGCGGGGTCCCCGGCGGCGGACCGGCTGCCGATCGACGCCGTCGAGGACCTGGTGGGCGACCGGTACGCGGACGTCATCTCGGTCCACCCGGACCGGGTACGGCTGCAGCGCCAGCTCCCCGCGGAGGACCTGTTCGGCGGGGCACGCCGGCTCGACGCCATCGGCATAGGGCTCAACCTGCTGGTCCAGAACTTCTCGGGCCGAAGACTCGTGCGCCTCACGGAGGCCGGCTGCCGGGTCCGCCTGCTGTTCCTGAACCCGGCCAGCAGCGCCGTGAAGCGGCGGGAGCGGGAGCTCGGCCTGCGCAAGGGCGAGCTGAGCCGCTCGGTGGAGATGAACATCCTGCACGTGCGCCGGGTGCGGGCGGGGCTGCGGGACCCCTCGCGGTTCGAGATCCACGTCTTCGACGAGACGCCCCGCTTCACCGCCTACCTGGTGGAGGGGGAGTCCTCGGGCATCGCGGTCGTGCAGTCCTACCTGCGCCGGGCGCGCGGCATGGAGGCGCCGGTGCTGGTGCTGCGGGGCGGCGGCGCCCGTGGTTCCTCGCGTGACGCGGAGCACGGGCTGTTCCCGACGTACCGCGAGGAATTCGAGTCGATCTGGCAGGATTCCCGCCCGGTGTCGTGA
- the glgX gene encoding glycogen debranching protein GlgX has product MQVWPGQAYPLGATYDGAGTNFAVYSEAARRIELCLLHDDGSETAVELRETDAFVRHAYLPGVMPGQRYGFRVHGPYEPERGQRCNAAKLLLDPYARAVAGSVDWGEEVYGYHFGRPDSRNDLDSAPHTMSSVVVNPYFDWANDRPPRHEYHHTVLYEAHVKGLTMRHPDLPEELRGTYGALAHPAVIGHLTKLGVTALELMPVHQYVNDHRLVDDGLSNYWGYNTIGFFAPHNGYASGDRGQQVLEFKSAVRALHEAGIEVILDVVYNHTAEGNHLGPTLSFRGLDNASYYRLADDPRHYMDTTGTGNSLLMRSPHVLQLIMDSLRYWVTEMHVDGFRFDLAATLARQFHEVDRLSSFFDLVQQDPVVSQVKLIAEPWDLGEGGYQVGNFPPLWTEWNGKYRDTVRDLWRGQPRTLAEFAGRLTGSSDLYQDDGRRPLASINFTTCHDGFTLNDLVSYDEKHNEANREGNRDGETHNRSWNCGVEGPTEDPEIQELRERQMRNFTATLMLSQGVPMLSHGDEFARSQGGNNNAYCQDNELSWVNWPEPGKPAPSLLEFTRRMVWLRRDHPVFRRRRFFHGRPVEGTNDELSDIAWFTPHGEPMRARDWQAQHARSLTVFLNGEAISEPGSRGERITDDSFLLMFNAGADPQEFTVPAGHGAQWRLVVDTARPDVLPPGTGPQYAAGDRVALTGRCLVVLQRPA; this is encoded by the coding sequence ATGCAGGTCTGGCCGGGACAGGCGTATCCGCTCGGCGCCACGTACGACGGCGCCGGCACCAATTTCGCGGTCTACTCAGAGGCCGCCCGACGCATCGAACTGTGTCTGCTGCACGACGACGGCTCGGAAACCGCCGTCGAACTGCGCGAGACCGATGCCTTCGTACGCCACGCCTACCTGCCCGGGGTGATGCCCGGGCAGCGCTACGGCTTCCGCGTGCACGGCCCGTACGAGCCCGAGCGCGGGCAGCGCTGCAACGCGGCCAAGCTGCTGCTGGACCCGTACGCGCGGGCCGTCGCCGGCAGCGTCGACTGGGGCGAGGAGGTGTACGGCTACCACTTCGGCCGGCCGGATTCGCGCAACGACCTCGACTCGGCCCCGCACACGATGAGTTCGGTCGTGGTCAATCCGTACTTCGACTGGGCGAACGACCGCCCGCCGCGCCACGAGTACCACCACACCGTGCTGTACGAGGCGCACGTCAAGGGCCTGACCATGCGCCACCCCGATCTGCCCGAGGAGCTGCGCGGCACGTACGGGGCGCTCGCGCACCCGGCGGTCATCGGGCACCTCACCAAGCTCGGGGTGACGGCACTGGAGCTGATGCCCGTACACCAGTACGTGAACGACCACCGGCTGGTCGACGACGGGCTCAGCAACTACTGGGGCTACAACACGATCGGTTTCTTCGCCCCGCACAACGGCTACGCCTCCGGCGACCGGGGCCAGCAGGTGCTGGAGTTCAAGTCGGCCGTACGGGCCCTGCACGAGGCGGGGATCGAGGTGATCCTCGACGTGGTCTACAACCACACCGCCGAGGGCAACCACCTGGGCCCGACGCTGTCCTTCCGGGGGCTCGACAACGCCTCGTACTACCGGCTCGCGGACGATCCCCGGCACTACATGGACACCACCGGGACCGGGAACTCGCTGCTCATGCGCTCCCCGCACGTGCTCCAGCTGATCATGGACTCGCTGCGGTACTGGGTCACCGAGATGCATGTGGACGGGTTCCGCTTCGACCTCGCGGCGACGCTCGCCCGGCAGTTCCACGAGGTGGACCGGCTGTCCTCGTTCTTCGACCTGGTCCAGCAGGATCCGGTGGTCAGCCAGGTGAAGCTGATCGCGGAGCCCTGGGACCTGGGCGAGGGCGGCTACCAGGTGGGCAACTTCCCGCCGCTGTGGACCGAGTGGAACGGCAAGTACCGCGACACTGTACGGGACTTGTGGCGCGGGCAGCCGCGGACGCTCGCGGAGTTCGCGGGGCGGCTGACCGGCTCCTCGGACCTCTACCAGGACGACGGCCGCCGCCCACTGGCGTCCATCAACTTCACCACCTGCCACGACGGTTTCACGCTGAACGACCTCGTCTCGTACGACGAGAAGCACAACGAGGCCAACCGCGAGGGCAATCGCGACGGGGAGACCCACAACCGGTCCTGGAACTGCGGGGTCGAAGGACCGACGGAGGACCCGGAGATCCAGGAGCTGCGCGAGCGCCAGATGCGCAACTTCACGGCCACCCTGATGCTTTCGCAGGGCGTGCCGATGCTCAGCCACGGCGACGAGTTCGCCCGCTCGCAGGGCGGCAACAACAACGCGTACTGCCAGGACAATGAGCTGTCGTGGGTCAACTGGCCGGAGCCGGGCAAACCGGCGCCCTCCCTGCTGGAGTTCACCCGGCGGATGGTGTGGCTGCGGCGCGACCACCCGGTGTTCCGGCGGCGCCGGTTCTTCCACGGGCGGCCGGTGGAGGGGACCAACGACGAGCTCTCCGACATCGCCTGGTTCACCCCGCACGGGGAGCCGATGCGGGCCCGCGACTGGCAGGCGCAGCACGCGCGTTCGCTGACGGTGTTCCTCAACGGGGAGGCGATCTCCGAGCCGGGCTCGCGCGGGGAGCGGATCACCGACGACTCGTTCCTGCTGATGTTCAACGCGGGCGCCGATCCCCAGGAGTTCACGGTCCCGGCCGGGCACGGGGCGCAGTGGCGGCTGGTCGTGGACACGGCGCGGCCGGACGTACTGCCACCCGGCACCGGACCGCAGTACGCGGCCGGGGACCGGGTGGCGCTGACAGGACGGTGTCTGGTGGTGCTTCAGCGCCCGGCGTAG
- a CDS encoding MFS transporter, producing the protein MVGTFNTYRRVIALTGPLLPLVSFLARLPVAMSQFGSVLLVAETSGSLATAGIVGGTLSAGQVVFGPVLGRLADRYGQRPVVLAAAAVNAVATGALVAGALGGLATAPLAAIGAVTGASVPLIGPLARTRSVALAHRAGADEGVVGAVHSLEGTLDEVSFVFGPALVGLAALVAHPAIALGGAAALVAVFATAFALHPTAAVTAGAGAKERTPRGRGARTGAPADAERRSRHPRVVYAVRGSLLLQGAMFGACQAGIAALTARLGVPGQAGIVYAAMGVVSAAVGLALGALPARIGLRLRWRAATAAALVLSVPLLFTDTLWPLYAVVTVLGAAYAPHLITAFALTERVVEPARLAEATAFAASSLVAGQAAALAASGRLAESYGPAGAFAVAVGAAALSLLLALVTRVPAARTHLAAPKVVIPAQQTASPHVTGSPSGPSGSSYAGR; encoded by the coding sequence GTGGTCGGAACCTTCAACACCTATCGAAGAGTCATCGCCCTGACCGGGCCCCTACTCCCGCTCGTCTCCTTCCTCGCGCGACTGCCCGTTGCGATGTCCCAGTTCGGGAGCGTGCTGCTGGTCGCCGAGACCAGCGGCTCCCTCGCCACCGCCGGCATCGTCGGCGGCACCCTCTCCGCCGGACAGGTGGTCTTCGGGCCCGTCCTGGGCCGGCTCGCCGACCGGTACGGGCAGCGGCCCGTGGTGCTGGCCGCCGCCGCGGTCAACGCGGTCGCCACCGGCGCCCTGGTCGCCGGGGCCCTCGGGGGCCTCGCCACCGCCCCGCTCGCCGCGATCGGCGCCGTCACCGGAGCGTCCGTACCGCTGATCGGACCGCTCGCCCGGACCCGCTCCGTGGCCCTCGCCCACCGCGCCGGGGCCGACGAGGGCGTGGTGGGCGCCGTCCACTCGCTCGAGGGCACCCTCGACGAGGTCTCCTTCGTCTTCGGGCCCGCCCTCGTCGGACTCGCCGCGCTCGTAGCGCACCCCGCGATCGCCCTCGGCGGGGCCGCCGCCCTCGTCGCCGTCTTCGCCACCGCCTTCGCCCTGCACCCGACGGCCGCCGTCACGGCCGGGGCGGGAGCGAAGGAGCGCACCCCGCGGGGGAGGGGCGCCCGTACCGGCGCCCCTGCCGACGCCGAGCGCCGCAGCCGGCACCCGCGCGTCGTGTACGCCGTGCGGGGCTCCTTGCTGCTCCAGGGCGCCATGTTCGGCGCCTGCCAGGCCGGAATAGCCGCCCTCACCGCTCGTTTGGGCGTCCCCGGCCAGGCCGGCATCGTGTACGCCGCCATGGGCGTCGTCAGCGCCGCCGTGGGGCTCGCGCTCGGGGCGCTGCCCGCCCGGATCGGGCTGCGGCTGCGCTGGCGGGCGGCCACCGCCGCCGCGCTGGTGCTCTCCGTACCGCTGCTCTTCACCGACACCCTGTGGCCGCTGTACGCGGTCGTCACCGTGCTCGGAGCCGCCTACGCCCCCCACCTGATCACCGCGTTCGCGCTGACCGAGCGGGTCGTGGAGCCGGCCCGGCTCGCCGAGGCCACGGCCTTCGCCGCCAGCTCGCTGGTGGCCGGGCAGGCCGCCGCGCTCGCCGCCTCCGGGCGGCTCGCCGAGTCGTACGGGCCCGCCGGTGCCTTCGCCGTGGCCGTCGGGGCGGCAGCACTGTCCCTGCTCCTCGCCCTGGTCACCCGGGTGCCGGCCGCCCGGACGCACCTCGCCGCGCCGAAGGTCGTCATCCCGGCGCAGCAGACCGCGTCCCCGCACGTGACCGGGTCCCCGTCGGGCCCGTCGGGTTCCTCCTACGCCGGGCGCTGA
- the treY gene encoding malto-oligosyltrehalose synthase, giving the protein MSQPYPRTAVSPSAPSSTYRLQLRPEFPFAAAEAAVPYLASLGVSHLHLSPVLEAVPGSAHGYDVTDHSAVRAELGGEPGLRALAAAARGHGLGLVLDIVPNHMAVPSPLRLNRPLWEVLREGPRSPYARWFDIDWEAGGGQVLLPVLPGPPGPSAFTVDRDGGVLRHGELEFPLREGTAGLARAELLAAQWYRPAWWREARTGLNYRRFFTISNLIGVRVEDPEVFAATHAKVLELVRDGVAEGLRIDHVDGLADPEGYLRRLRTAVGGDCWVVVEKILARQERLPPGWPVAGTTGYDALHRVDGVFTDPAGAPELTRRYQEFTGTPDWEQTARACAREVLTGDLAAELAALERAAGPELAAGVRELLIAYPVYRPYPGEPELDPQALAEAAAPAGPGAVAGVRDLVLRDPAFAARFAQTSAALRAKSLEDRAFYRHAPLLSATEVGGDPGQPAVSPAEFHAYCAALDRDWPGSGTVLSTHDTKRSADVRARISALSQAPEVMGRPLGADPQLAWVARQTGLGLGEVPERAERLVQALLKGVREAALHTSWTDQDPAYEASVAGYAPDDPELPAELAAAARANLLGMALLHLAMPGVPEVYQGAETEYRALVDPDNRRPARFPREDLARLDAGAAPQGQAQEKLALTAALLRLRRDRPELFTGYAPLAARGPAAEHCLAFARPAGLVAAATRLSYRLAGAGGWRDTALALPPGRWTALLDRGASYEGEVRLAELLSARPVAVLLREGGPGDE; this is encoded by the coding sequence ATGAGCCAGCCGTACCCGCGCACAGCGGTGTCCCCGTCAGCGCCGTCATCGACGTACCGCCTTCAACTGCGGCCGGAGTTCCCCTTCGCGGCGGCCGAGGCAGCCGTACCGTACCTCGCCTCGCTGGGCGTCTCGCACCTGCACCTCTCGCCCGTGCTGGAGGCGGTCCCCGGCTCGGCGCACGGGTACGACGTCACCGACCACTCCGCGGTGCGGGCCGAGCTGGGCGGCGAGCCGGGGCTGCGCGCACTGGCCGCGGCCGCCCGGGGGCACGGGCTCGGCCTGGTGCTGGACATCGTCCCGAACCACATGGCGGTGCCCTCCCCCCTGCGGCTGAACCGTCCCCTGTGGGAGGTGCTGCGGGAGGGGCCGCGGTCGCCGTACGCGCGCTGGTTCGACATCGACTGGGAGGCGGGCGGCGGTCAGGTGCTGCTGCCGGTGCTCCCGGGGCCGCCCGGGCCCAGCGCGTTCACGGTCGACCGGGACGGCGGGGTGCTGCGCCACGGGGAGCTGGAGTTCCCGCTGCGGGAGGGTACGGCGGGGCTGGCGCGGGCCGAGCTGCTGGCCGCGCAGTGGTACCGGCCGGCCTGGTGGCGCGAGGCCCGGACGGGCCTCAACTACCGGCGGTTCTTCACGATCTCGAATCTGATCGGGGTCCGGGTGGAGGACCCGGAGGTGTTCGCGGCGACGCACGCGAAGGTGCTGGAGCTGGTGCGGGACGGGGTCGCCGAGGGGCTGCGGATCGACCACGTCGACGGGCTGGCGGACCCGGAGGGGTACCTGCGGCGGCTGCGGACGGCCGTGGGCGGGGACTGCTGGGTGGTGGTGGAGAAGATCCTGGCCCGGCAGGAGCGGCTGCCGCCCGGCTGGCCGGTGGCGGGGACCACCGGGTACGACGCGCTGCACCGGGTGGACGGGGTGTTCACCGACCCGGCGGGCGCCCCCGAACTGACCCGGCGGTACCAGGAGTTCACGGGTACGCCGGACTGGGAGCAGACGGCCCGGGCGTGTGCGCGGGAGGTGCTGACCGGCGATCTGGCGGCCGAACTGGCGGCCCTGGAGCGGGCCGCCGGTCCGGAACTGGCCGCGGGTGTACGGGAGCTGCTGATCGCCTATCCGGTCTACCGGCCGTACCCCGGCGAGCCGGAGCTCGATCCGCAGGCCCTGGCGGAGGCCGCCGCGCCGGCCGGTCCGGGCGCGGTGGCCGGCGTACGGGACCTCGTGCTGCGCGATCCCGCCTTCGCGGCGCGCTTCGCCCAGACCTCGGCGGCCCTGCGGGCCAAGTCGCTGGAGGACCGGGCCTTCTACCGCCACGCCCCGCTGCTGTCGGCCACCGAGGTCGGCGGGGACCCCGGGCAACCGGCGGTCTCGCCCGCGGAGTTCCACGCGTACTGCGCCGCGCTCGACCGGGACTGGCCGGGCTCCGGGACGGTCCTGTCCACGCACGACACCAAGCGCAGCGCGGACGTCCGGGCCCGGATCTCCGCGCTCTCCCAGGCCCCCGAGGTGATGGGCCGGCCCCTCGGCGCCGATCCCCAACTGGCCTGGGTGGCCCGGCAGACGGGGCTGGGCCTCGGGGAGGTGCCGGAGCGCGCCGAGCGCCTCGTACAGGCGCTCCTCAAGGGCGTCCGCGAGGCGGCCCTGCACACGAGCTGGACCGACCAGGACCCGGCGTACGAGGCCTCGGTCGCGGGGTACGCACCGGACGACCCGGAGCTGCCGGCCGAGCTGGCCGCAGCGGCCCGGGCGAACCTGCTCGGCATGGCGCTGCTGCACCTGGCGATGCCCGGGGTCCCGGAGGTCTACCAGGGCGCCGAGACGGAGTACCGGGCCCTGGTCGACCCGGACAACCGGCGCCCGGCCCGGTTCCCCCGCGAGGACCTGGCCCGGCTGGACGCGGGGGCCGCGCCGCAGGGGCAGGCGCAGGAGAAGCTCGCGCTGACGGCCGCCCTGCTGCGGCTGCGCCGGGACCGGCCCGAGCTGTTCACCGGCTACGCCCCGCTCGCCGCCCGGGGCCCGGCGGCGGAGCACTGCCTGGCCTTCGCCCGCCCGGCCGGGCTGGTCGCGGCGGCCACCCGGCTCTCGTACCGGCTGGCCGGGGCCGGGGGCTGGCGGGACACGGCCCTGGCCCTGCCGCCGGGCCGGTGGACGGCGCTCCTGGACCGGGGGGCCTCGTACGAGGGCGAGGTGCGGCTGGCGGAGCTCCTCTCGGCCCGCCCGGTCGCCGTCCTACTGCGCGAGGGAGGGCCGGGAGACGAGTAG
- a CDS encoding LysR family transcriptional regulator, producing MSLRQMEYFLTVVEESSFTRAADALHVTQPALSHQVKALERSVGGELLERLPRGVRLTSMGRAFLPHAQLAVRSAQQAERAARAAAGAVGGELHLATVHAVAVGLLPGIAARWRSLHPGVQLVLREYGSTEALEEQLERGVADLAVGPEPKEWTGPVLPVGREELVLVVPFDDPLAGRGSVRLAELADRDWIRCAMEPSVQGRAFLDWACGTVGFTPRTVLRTEHTSTAVRMAAAGVGIVVAPAHTVRGALGEDCALLSLDPPWHRPLSVFSRVPLTGAAEAFAGLLVSRPSLAQ from the coding sequence ATGAGCCTGCGTCAGATGGAGTACTTCCTCACCGTCGTGGAGGAGTCCTCCTTCACCCGCGCCGCCGACGCCCTGCACGTCACCCAGCCCGCCCTCTCCCACCAGGTCAAGGCCCTGGAGAGGTCCGTAGGCGGCGAGCTGCTGGAGCGCCTGCCGCGAGGCGTGCGGCTCACCTCGATGGGCCGCGCCTTCCTCCCGCACGCCCAGCTCGCCGTCCGCAGCGCGCAGCAGGCCGAGCGCGCCGCCCGCGCCGCCGCCGGGGCCGTGGGCGGCGAACTGCACCTCGCCACCGTCCATGCCGTCGCCGTCGGACTGCTTCCGGGCATCGCCGCCCGCTGGCGGTCCCTGCACCCGGGAGTCCAGCTCGTCCTGCGCGAGTACGGATCCACGGAGGCCCTGGAGGAACAGCTCGAACGGGGCGTCGCCGACCTCGCGGTGGGCCCGGAGCCCAAGGAGTGGACGGGCCCGGTCCTGCCGGTGGGCCGCGAGGAACTGGTGCTGGTGGTCCCCTTCGACGACCCGCTGGCCGGCCGGGGCTCCGTCCGGCTGGCCGAGCTCGCCGACCGCGACTGGATCCGCTGCGCCATGGAACCCTCCGTCCAGGGCCGGGCGTTCCTCGACTGGGCGTGCGGCACCGTCGGCTTCACCCCGCGCACGGTGCTGCGTACGGAGCACACCTCGACGGCCGTGCGGATGGCGGCCGCCGGCGTCGGCATCGTCGTGGCCCCGGCCCACACGGTCCGGGGCGCCCTCGGCGAGGACTGCGCGCTGCTCTCCCTCGACCCGCCGTGGCACCGCCCCCTCTCCGTGTTCTCCCGGGTCCCGCTGACCGGCGCGGCCGAGGCCTTCGCCGGGCTACTCGTCTCCCGGCCCTCCCTCGCGCAGTAG
- the lpdA gene encoding dihydrolipoyl dehydrogenase: MNTDSTGNSVHSADSLHSADVIVIGGGTGGYSTALRAAALGLRVALVERDKTGGTCLHRGCIPSKAMLHAAELVDGIAEARERWGVRATVDAVDWSALTATRDDIVSRNHQGVEGHLRHAGVHVVRSSARLTGPRSVRTEDGREFTAARGIVLATGSRPRVLPGLEPDGHTVVTSDDALFAPGLPASVLVLGGGAIGVEYASFHRSMGAEVTLVEAAERLVPLEDADVSRHLARGLKKRGIDVRTAARLEGAERLPGGGVRATVRGARGDVREVVAQRLLVAVGRVPVTDGLNLAAAGLTTDERGFLTPADWSRLETPVPGIHVVGDLLPPPSLGLAHASFAEGLLVAETLAGVASAPVDYAAVPRVTYSAPQTAAVGLTEAQARDLSYDVVVNTMPLTAVAKGMVHGQGGTVKVVAERGGRVLGVHLVGPHVSEMIAESQLIVGWDAEPGDVARHLHAHPTLSEAVGEAFLSLAGRGLHQQ; encoded by the coding sequence ATGAACACCGACAGCACCGGCAACTCCGTTCATTCCGCGGATTCCCTGCATTCCGCCGACGTCATCGTGATCGGCGGCGGCACGGGCGGCTACAGCACCGCCCTGCGCGCCGCGGCCCTCGGCCTGCGCGTCGCCCTCGTCGAGCGGGACAAAACAGGCGGTACCTGTCTGCACCGCGGATGCATCCCCAGCAAGGCGATGCTGCACGCGGCCGAACTCGTCGACGGCATCGCCGAGGCGCGGGAGCGGTGGGGGGTCCGGGCCACCGTGGACGCGGTGGACTGGTCGGCCCTGACCGCCACCCGCGACGACATCGTCTCCCGCAACCACCAGGGCGTGGAGGGCCACTTGCGGCACGCCGGCGTCCATGTCGTGCGCAGCAGCGCCCGGCTGACCGGACCGCGCTCCGTCCGGACCGAGGACGGTCGGGAGTTCACCGCGGCGCGCGGCATCGTACTGGCCACCGGTTCCCGGCCGCGCGTCCTGCCCGGGCTGGAGCCCGACGGGCACACGGTCGTCACCAGCGACGACGCTCTCTTCGCGCCGGGGCTGCCCGCCTCGGTGCTGGTGCTGGGCGGCGGGGCCATCGGCGTGGAGTACGCCTCCTTCCACCGGTCCATGGGCGCCGAAGTGACCTTGGTCGAGGCCGCGGAGCGGCTGGTTCCGCTGGAGGACGCCGACGTGTCCCGGCATCTGGCACGCGGGCTGAAGAAGCGCGGGATCGACGTGCGGACCGCAGCCCGGCTGGAAGGCGCCGAGCGGCTCCCCGGCGGGGGCGTGCGGGCCACCGTACGCGGGGCGCGCGGGGACGTCCGGGAGGTGGTGGCGCAGCGGCTGCTCGTCGCGGTCGGCCGCGTCCCGGTGACCGACGGGCTGAACCTGGCGGCGGCCGGCCTGACCACGGACGAGCGGGGGTTCTTGACACCGGCGGACTGGTCCCGGCTGGAGACCCCGGTCCCGGGGATCCACGTGGTCGGCGACCTGCTGCCGCCGCCCTCGCTCGGCCTGGCGCACGCCTCGTTCGCGGAGGGGCTGCTCGTCGCCGAGACCCTGGCGGGGGTGGCGAGTGCCCCCGTGGACTACGCGGCGGTGCCACGGGTGACGTACTCCGCGCCGCAGACCGCCGCCGTCGGGCTGACGGAGGCGCAGGCCCGGGACCTCTCCTACGACGTCGTCGTGAACACGATGCCGCTGACGGCAGTGGCGAAGGGGATGGTGCACGGCCAGGGCGGGACGGTAAAGGTGGTCGCCGAGCGGGGCGGGCGGGTGCTGGGCGTACACCTGGTGGGGCCGCACGTGTCGGAGATGATCGCCGAGAGCCAGCTGATCGTGGGCTGGGACGCGGAGCCGGGGGACGTGGCCCGCCACCTCCACGCCCATCCGACGCTGTCGGAAGCGGTGGGCGAGGCCTTCCTGTCGCTGGCCGGCCGCGGACTCCACCAGCAGTAG
- a CDS encoding M14 family zinc carboxypeptidase — protein sequence MTLLRDMCYPTPSELALAARALADEHPGPARLRQAGTSRGGRPLWLFSVEPSGRPQGAGVLVVAGAHANEPVGGATALALARHVLHEPAVRAGRGWHFLLCADPDGAALHRTPRPYSLLDYHRNFFRPPGPEQPEWAPSLLPPDRLPPETLALTALIDELRPALQVSLHGTDLGGSWVQLTRDIPGLAEPFAKSAAELRIPVETGASDAAGWPSPGPGIFVMPQAGADAAGAFHPEDTRLSTWYHAHRYDGTTAIVEVPMWASDLVDDPAPHPDPRGALRFLAGRLTADAALVARVRDRVPGVREPGIREPGIREPGRGPGSGPGSDPAGDAGAAALLRAVDWTLALIPRITVEWTGPGAPAEATAASIGSIDAFGRRLSLRAAAMLLRVLRAQDHPAAPGLDRLVTGWCEEFAARFQARRVPVATQVEHQTRTVLATYERLVAAGTVNA from the coding sequence GTGACCCTCCTCCGTGACATGTGCTACCCCACACCGTCCGAGCTCGCGCTGGCCGCCCGCGCGCTGGCGGACGAGCACCCCGGCCCGGCCCGGCTCCGCCAGGCCGGCACCTCCCGGGGCGGCCGGCCCCTGTGGCTGTTCTCCGTCGAGCCGAGCGGCCGCCCGCAGGGCGCGGGCGTGCTCGTCGTCGCCGGGGCACACGCCAACGAGCCCGTCGGCGGTGCCACCGCGCTCGCGCTGGCCCGACACGTCCTGCACGAGCCGGCGGTCCGGGCCGGGCGGGGCTGGCACTTCCTGCTGTGCGCCGATCCCGACGGGGCGGCCCTGCACCGCACGCCCCGCCCGTACTCCCTGCTCGACTACCACCGGAACTTCTTCCGGCCCCCCGGCCCGGAACAGCCGGAGTGGGCGCCGTCTTTACTGCCTCCGGACCGGCTGCCGCCCGAGACCCTGGCCCTGACGGCCCTCATCGACGAGCTGCGGCCCGCCCTGCAGGTCTCGCTCCACGGCACCGACCTCGGCGGATCCTGGGTGCAGCTCACCCGGGACATACCGGGCCTGGCGGAACCGTTCGCCAAATCGGCCGCCGAGCTGCGGATCCCGGTGGAGACCGGGGCTTCGGACGCGGCCGGCTGGCCCTCCCCCGGGCCCGGGATCTTCGTGATGCCGCAGGCCGGGGCCGACGCCGCCGGGGCGTTCCACCCGGAGGACACCCGGCTCAGCACCTGGTACCACGCCCACCGGTACGACGGCACCACCGCCATCGTCGAAGTCCCCATGTGGGCCTCGGACCTGGTGGACGATCCCGCCCCGCATCCGGACCCGCGCGGCGCCCTGCGGTTCCTGGCGGGGCGGCTCACCGCGGACGCCGCGCTCGTGGCCCGCGTACGGGACCGGGTACCCGGGGTCCGGGAGCCCGGGATCCGGGAGCCCGGGATCCGGGAGCCCGGCCGTGGCCCCGGCTCGGGCCCCGGGTCGGATCCGGCCGGGGACGCCGGTGCGGCCGCGCTGCTGCGCGCCGTCGACTGGACGCTCGCCCTGATCCCCCGGATCACCGTGGAGTGGACCGGCCCCGGGGCCCCCGCCGAGGCCACGGCGGCCTCCATCGGCAGCATCGACGCCTTCGGGCGGCGCCTGTCGCTGCGCGCCGCCGCGATGCTGCTGCGGGTGCTCCGGGCCCAGGACCATCCGGCGGCGCCCGGGCTGGACCGGCTCGTCACCGGCTGGTGCGAGGAGTTCGCCGCCCGCTTCCAGGCGCGCCGGGTCCCGGTGGCCACCCAGGTCGAGCACCAGACCCGTACCGTCCTGGCCACGTACGAACGGCTCGTGGCGGCCGGGACGGTCAATGCGTAG